The following are encoded in a window of Capricornis sumatraensis isolate serow.1 chromosome 7, serow.2, whole genome shotgun sequence genomic DNA:
- the SLC26A1 gene encoding sulfate anion transporter 1, giving the protein MEASPEYMERGGRPLLVRRRPPPPPGLGEALKAGLRRSCACSVQGAWAQLQALFPAICWLRQYRPREALAGDVMSGLVIGIILVPQAIAYSLLAGLQPIYSLYTSFFANLIYFLMGTSRHVSVGIFSLLSLMVGQVVDRELLLAGFDPAQDGPGPGANHSSLNSSAAALALGLQDCARDCYAIRVATALTLVAGVYQVLMGILGLGFVSAYLSQPLLDGFAMGASVTILTSQLRHLLGVRVPRHQGPGLVVSTWLSLLHSAGQANLCDVLTSAVCLAVLLAAKELSDRFRHRLRVPLPAELLVIVVATLVSHFGQFHGRFGSSVAGDIPTGFVAPRVPDAGLMWRVALDAASLALVGSAFSISLAEMFARSHGYTVRANQELLAVGCCNVLPAFFHGFATSAALAKSLVKTATGCRTQLSSVVSAAVVLLVLLVLAPLFRDLQRSVLACVIVVSLRGALRKVRDVPRLWRLSPADALVWVATAATCVLVSTEAGLLAGVLLSLLSLAGRTRRPHAALLARARGSSFFGDPAEFEGLAPEPGVQVFRFTGPLYYANKDIFRQSLYSLTGLDAGCAVARRKERGPGLGAGSGGPTGGRDPGSRSGAASLVPAVTRFHAVVIDCAPLLFLDVAGLATLQELHRDYGALGISLLLACCNPSVTDTLRRGGFLGDDQGDAAEDGQLFPSVHCAVQAAHARHQELAAANSIL; this is encoded by the exons ATGGAAGCGTCCCCCGAGTACATGGAGCGGGGCGGGCGGCCGTTGCTGGTCCGACggcgccccccgccgcccccgggcCTGGGCGAGGCCCTGAAGGCTGGGCTGCGGCGGAGCTGTGCCTGCAGCGTGCAGGGCGCCTGGGCGCAGCTGCAGGCCCTGTTCCCCGCCATCTGCTGGCTCCGCCAGTACCGGCCCCGGGAAGCACTGGCGGGCGACGTCATGTCCGGGCTGGTCATCGGCATCATCCTGGTGCCGCAGGCCATCGCCTACTCGCTGCTGGCCGGGCTGCAGCCCATCTACAGCCTCTACACGTCCTTCTTCGCGAACCTCATCTACTTCCTCATGGGCACCTCACGCCACGTCTCCGTGGGCATCTTCAGCCTGCTCTCCCTCATGGTGGGCCAGGTGGTGGACCGCGAACTCCTGCTGGCTGGCTTCGACCCCGCCCAGGATGGCCCAGGGCCTGGGGCCAACCACAGCAGCCTCAACAGCTCGGCAGCCGCGCTGGCACTCGGGCTGCAGGACTGCGCGCGGGACTGCTACGCCATCCGCGTGGCCACTGCCCTCACGCTGGTGGCCGGGGTTTACCAG GTTCTCATGGGCATCCTCGGGCTGGGCTTCGTGTCCGCCTACCTCTCGCAGCCGCTGCTGGACGGCTTTGCCATGGGGGCCTCGGTGACCATCCTGACCTCCCAGCTCCGGCACCTGCTGGGCGTGCGGGTCCCGCGGCACCAGGGGCCGGGCCTGGTGGTCAGCACGTGGCTGAGCCTGCTGCACAGTGCCGGGCAGGCCAACCTGTGCGACGTGCTCACCAGCGCTGTGTGCCTGGCCGTGCTGCTGGCCGCCAAGGAGCTCTCGGACCGTTTCCGGCACCGCCTGAGGGTACCGCTGCCCGCCGAGCTGCTGGTGATCGTGGTGGCCACGCTTGTGTCCCACTTCGGGCAGTTCCACGGGCGCTTCGGCTCTAGCGTGGCGGGTGACATCCCCACCGGCTTCGTGGCCCCACGGGTGCCAGACGCAGGGCTGATGTGGCGGGTGGCGCTGGACGCCGCCTCCCTGGCCCTCGTGGGCTCCGCTTTCTCCATCTCGCTGGCGGAGATGTTCGCCCGCAGCCACGGCTACACCGTGCGCGCCAACCAGGAGCTCCTGGCCGTGGGCTGCTGCAACGTGCTGCCCGCCTTCTTCCACGGCTTCGCCACGAGTGCCGCGCTGGCCAAGAGCCTGGTGAAGACGGCGACAGGCTGCCGCACGCAGCTGTCCAGCGTGGTCAGCGCCGCCGTGGTGCTGCTGGTGCTCCTGGTTCTGGCGCCGCTGTTCCGGGACTTGCAGCGGAGCGTGCTGGCCTGCGTCATCGTGGTCAGCCTGCGCGGGGCCCTGCGCAAGGTGCGGGACGTCCCCCGCCTGTGGCGGCTCAGCCCCGCCGACGCGCTGGTCTGGGTGGCCACGGCCGCCACCTGCGTGCTGGTCAGCACCGAGGCCGGGCTCCTGGCCGGCGTCCTGCTTTCGCTGCTCAGCCTGGCCGGCCGCACCCGCCGCCCGCACGCTGCCCTGCTCGCCCGCGCGCGGGGCTCCAGCTTCTTTGGGGACCCGGCGGAGTTTGAGGGCCTGGCCCCTGAGCCGGGCGTGCAGGTGTTCCGCTTCACGGGGCCGCTCTACTACGCCAACAAGGACATCTTCCGGCAGTCACTGTACAGCCTCACGGGGCTGGACGCGGGCTGCGCGGTcgccaggaggaaggagaggggccCCGGGCTGGGGGCTGGCTCGGGAGGCCCCACGGGGGGCAGGGACCCAGGCTCCAGGAGCGGCGCAGCCTCGCTGGTGCCCGCGGTGACCCGCTTCCACGCGGTGGTCATCGACTGCGCCCCGCTGCTCTTCCTGGATGTGGCCGGCCTGGCCACGCTGCAGGAGCTGCACCGAGACTATGGGGCCTTGGGCATCAGCCTGCTCCTGGCCTGCTGCAACCCCTCGGTAACGGACACACTGAGAAGAGGCGGCTTCCTTGGGGATGACCAGGGGGACGCGGCTGAGGACGGGCAGCTGTTCCCCAGCGTGCACTGTGCTGTGCAGGCAGCCCACGCCCGCCACCAGGAGCTGGCAGCCGCCAACTCCATCCTCTAG